In the Pseudomonas sp. DTU_2021_1001937_2_SI_NGA_ILE_001 genome, one interval contains:
- a CDS encoding 2-dehydro-3-deoxy-6-phosphogalactonate aldolase, which produces MLVETLERNGLVAILRGLRPEEAPGIGEVLYEAGLRVIEVPLNSPSPLDSITLLRRLLPADCLIGAGTVLHPAQARQVKEAGGQLIVMPHSDPQVLRAAKAEGLYLSPGVATPGEAFAALDEGADVLKMFPAEQLNPAVAKAWLAVLPAGTVLLPVGGITPDNMQPWLDAGARGFGLGSGLFKPGLTRDEVARRASAYVRAWTQGHTHRSR; this is translated from the coding sequence ATGCTTGTCGAAACACTCGAACGCAACGGTCTGGTGGCCATCCTGCGCGGCCTGCGTCCCGAAGAGGCACCTGGCATCGGAGAGGTGCTGTATGAGGCCGGTTTGCGAGTTATCGAAGTGCCGCTCAATTCACCCTCGCCGCTGGATAGCATCACGCTGCTGCGTCGGCTGCTGCCTGCCGACTGCCTGATCGGTGCGGGGACCGTGCTGCACCCCGCACAGGCTCGCCAGGTCAAGGAGGCCGGTGGTCAGTTGATCGTCATGCCCCATAGCGATCCGCAAGTGCTGCGCGCAGCCAAGGCTGAAGGCCTGTACCTGTCGCCTGGTGTGGCCACACCGGGAGAGGCCTTCGCCGCTCTGGATGAGGGGGCCGATGTGCTCAAGATGTTCCCGGCCGAGCAGCTCAACCCGGCGGTGGCCAAGGCCTGGCTGGCTGTACTGCCGGCTGGCACCGTGCTGCTGCCGGTGGGCGGCATCACGCCAGACAACATGCAGCCCTGGCTGGACGCCGGTGCGCGTGGCTTCGGTCTCGGCTCGGGCCTGTTCAAGCCAGGCCTGACACGCGACGAGGTCGCCCGACGCGCCAGCGCCTACGTCCGTGCCTGGACGCAAGGCCACACCCATCGCAGTCGCTAA
- a CDS encoding acyl-CoA thioesterase, translating into MVWDLADPFIIDLSVAAEDIDGLGHANNAVYVTWLERCAWRHSQQLGLDLSEYRRLDRAMAVVRHEIDYLASAYEHDALQLATWIVDWDRRLKMTRRFQLRRPADGVTLLRAQTTFVCIELSTGRPRRMPESFISGYGAAIQPIPNPGGAQ; encoded by the coding sequence ATGGTCTGGGACCTGGCCGATCCATTCATCATCGATCTGAGCGTCGCCGCCGAGGACATCGACGGTCTGGGGCACGCCAACAACGCCGTATACGTCACCTGGCTGGAGCGTTGCGCCTGGCGTCACTCTCAGCAGTTGGGCCTGGACCTTAGCGAATACCGACGCCTGGACCGCGCCATGGCGGTGGTGCGGCACGAAATCGACTACCTGGCCAGTGCCTACGAGCATGACGCGCTGCAACTGGCCACCTGGATCGTCGACTGGGACCGTCGACTGAAGATGACCCGCCGCTTTCAACTGCGCCGCCCGGCCGATGGCGTGACCCTTTTGCGTGCGCAGACCACCTTCGTGTGTATCGAGTTGTCGACTGGCCGTCCACGGCGCATGCCGGAGTCGTTCATCAGTGGCTACGGCGCGGCGATCCAGCCGATTCCCAATCCCGGCGGCGCCCAGTAA
- a CDS encoding 2-dehydro-3-deoxygalactonokinase, whose product MQAQLIALDWGTTSLRAYRLGAEGRVLEGRSLSAGIMQLPTTGSSSVSGFDLALEQAIGDWLQADPQLPVIACGMVGSAQGWREAAYQSTPASLHALSAALTVVRSRRGHDVHIIPGVIQASVLPNVMRGEETQVLGVLEAWGQHAGPLLIGLPGSHSKWVRVEQGRIVHFDTFMTGEVYAALCAHTLLGRTMAPTTGFDEVAFDRGVAVARAAEGVAGPLATIFSTRTLGLTGQLSGSAQVDYLSGLLIGHELAGLCALLRAPDVPLPEVVLVGSDALCKRYQRALQVFQFPAVTLVEQATERGLWQVARQAGLLTMRPADLLKEL is encoded by the coding sequence ATGCAAGCGCAACTCATCGCCCTCGACTGGGGGACGACCTCACTGCGGGCTTATCGGTTGGGCGCCGAAGGCCGGGTTCTGGAGGGTCGCTCGCTGAGCGCCGGGATCATGCAATTGCCTACGACCGGCTCGTCTTCGGTCAGTGGTTTTGATCTGGCGTTGGAGCAGGCCATTGGCGATTGGCTGCAGGCCGATCCACAACTGCCAGTGATCGCCTGTGGCATGGTTGGCAGTGCCCAGGGCTGGCGTGAAGCCGCCTACCAGTCGACCCCAGCCAGCCTCCATGCACTCAGCGCCGCGCTGACCGTGGTTCGCAGTCGGCGTGGCCACGACGTGCATATCATTCCTGGGGTCATCCAGGCTTCGGTGCTGCCCAACGTCATGCGCGGCGAAGAAACCCAGGTGCTCGGTGTCCTCGAAGCCTGGGGCCAGCATGCCGGCCCGCTGTTGATCGGCTTGCCCGGCAGCCACAGCAAGTGGGTGCGGGTGGAGCAGGGACGTATCGTGCATTTCGACACCTTCATGACCGGCGAAGTCTACGCGGCGCTCTGCGCGCATACCCTGCTGGGACGCACCATGGCTCCGACCACGGGCTTCGATGAAGTCGCCTTCGACCGTGGCGTGGCGGTGGCACGCGCTGCCGAGGGCGTGGCCGGGCCGCTGGCGACCATATTCAGTACTCGCACGCTGGGCCTCACCGGCCAACTGAGTGGCAGCGCTCAGGTCGATTACCTTTCCGGCCTGCTGATCGGGCATGAGCTGGCCGGCCTCTGTGCGCTGCTGCGGGCACCCGACGTGCCGCTGCCTGAGGTCGTGCTGGTGGGCAGCGATGCATTGTGCAAGCGCTACCAGCGTGCCCTGCAGGTCTTCCAGTTTCCCGCCGTGACGCTGGTCGAACAGGCCACCGAGCGCGGCTTGTGGCAGGTCGCCCGGCAGGCAGGCCTGCTGACCATGCGACCTGCCGATCTGCTCAAGGAGCTCTGA
- a CDS encoding tRNA-dihydrouridine synthase family protein codes for MQIALAPMEGLVDDILRHVLTHVGGIDWCVTEFIRITDRLMPAAYFHKLAPELHNGARTAAGVPMHVQLLGSDPVCLAENAAFACELGAPVLDLNFGCPAKTVNRSRGGAILLREPELLHAIVSEVRRAVPQPIPVTAKMRLGYADTDQALDCARALADGGAARIVVHARTKVDGYKPPAHWEWIARIQEVVKVPVVANGEIWTVEDWQRCRSVCGAQDYMLGRGLVARPDLALQIAAAAQGEEVRPLGWADLQPMLRVFWEACQAKLTPLQAPGRLKQWLVLLTKSYPEATTMFDLLRRETDCQRISELLGYVPDQRRAVAG; via the coding sequence ATGCAAATTGCCCTGGCGCCCATGGAGGGGCTGGTCGATGACATTCTGCGCCATGTGCTGACCCACGTCGGCGGCATCGACTGGTGCGTGACCGAGTTCATCCGCATCACCGACCGGCTGATGCCGGCTGCCTACTTCCATAAGCTGGCGCCAGAACTGCACAACGGCGCACGCACCGCTGCCGGCGTGCCCATGCATGTGCAACTGCTGGGTTCCGACCCGGTATGCCTGGCGGAAAATGCCGCTTTTGCCTGTGAGCTGGGGGCGCCAGTGCTGGACCTGAACTTCGGCTGCCCGGCCAAGACCGTCAATCGCTCGCGGGGTGGGGCCATCCTGTTGCGCGAACCCGAGCTGCTGCATGCCATCGTCAGTGAGGTGCGCCGTGCGGTGCCGCAGCCGATTCCGGTGACCGCCAAGATGCGTCTGGGCTACGCCGACACCGATCAGGCGCTGGACTGCGCCCGTGCGCTGGCCGATGGCGGCGCGGCGCGCATCGTGGTGCATGCGCGCACCAAGGTCGATGGCTACAAGCCGCCGGCCCATTGGGAGTGGATTGCGCGCATCCAGGAAGTGGTCAAGGTGCCAGTGGTGGCCAACGGTGAAATCTGGACCGTGGAAGACTGGCAACGCTGCCGCTCGGTATGCGGCGCGCAGGACTACATGCTCGGGCGTGGCCTGGTGGCCCGGCCTGACCTGGCCCTGCAGATCGCTGCGGCGGCGCAGGGCGAGGAGGTTCGTCCGTTGGGCTGGGCCGACCTGCAGCCCATGCTGCGGGTGTTCTGGGAGGCCTGCCAGGCCAAGCTGACACCGCTGCAGGCACCGGGCCGGCTCAAGCAGTGGTTGGTGCTGCTGACCAAAAGCTATCCCGAGGCCACCACGATGTTCGATCTGTTGCGCCGTGAAACCGACTGCCAGCGTATCAGCGAGCTATTGGGATACGTGCCGGACCAACGGCGCGCTGTCGCAGGTTAA
- a CDS encoding Hsp20 family protein, translating into MSTAFSWAPLLRRSVGFDRFNDLFESLDGNEATGSYPPYNVERHGEDHYRIVIAAAGMQEQDLDVQVENGVLTVTGKARTVSDQSITYLHQGIARREFQLFFRLADHIEVSGANLSHGLLSIDLARHVPEEAKPRRIPISPRQDVIEGGKA; encoded by the coding sequence ATGTCGACTGCATTCTCGTGGGCTCCACTGCTGCGTCGTTCGGTGGGTTTCGACCGTTTCAATGACCTGTTCGAATCCCTCGACGGCAACGAGGCGACTGGCAGCTACCCACCCTATAACGTCGAGCGTCACGGCGAAGACCATTACCGCATCGTCATTGCCGCCGCCGGCATGCAGGAGCAGGACCTCGACGTCCAGGTCGAGAACGGCGTGCTCACCGTCACCGGCAAGGCCCGTACGGTGTCCGACCAGAGCATCACCTACCTGCACCAGGGCATTGCCCGTCGCGAGTTCCAGCTGTTCTTCCGCCTGGCGGACCATATCGAGGTCAGTGGCGCCAATCTGTCCCATGGCCTGCTGAGCATCGACCTGGCGCGTCATGTGCCTGAAGAGGCCAAGCCCCGGCGCATTCCCATCAGCCCGCGCCAGGACGTCATCGAAGGCGGCAAGGCGTGA
- the leuB gene encoding 3-isopropylmalate dehydrogenase, which yields MSKQILILPGDGIGPEIMAEAVKVLELANDKYSLGFELAFDVIGGAAIDKHGVPLADETLERARAADAVLLGAVGGPKWDTIERDIRPERGLLKIRSQLGLFGNLRPAILYPQLAEASSLKPEIVSGLDILIVRELTGGIYFGAPRGTRELENGERQSYDTLPYSESEIRRIARVGFDMARVRGKKLCSVDKANVLASSQLWREVVEQVAKDYPDVELSHMYVDNAAMQLVRAPKQFDVIVTDNMFGDILSDEASMLTGSIGMLPSASLDANNKGMYEPCHGSAPDIAGQGIANPLATILSVSMMLRYSFNLGDAAAAIEKAVSLVLDQGLRTGDIWSQGKQKVGTREMGDAVVAALRNL from the coding sequence ATGAGCAAGCAGATTCTGATTCTCCCAGGTGATGGTATCGGTCCGGAAATCATGGCCGAGGCGGTCAAGGTGCTGGAGCTGGCCAACGACAAGTACAGCCTGGGCTTCGAGCTGGCCTTCGACGTGATCGGTGGCGCGGCCATCGACAAGCACGGTGTGCCGCTGGCCGACGAGACCCTGGAACGTGCGCGTGCCGCCGATGCCGTGCTGCTGGGCGCCGTGGGCGGCCCGAAATGGGACACCATCGAGCGTGACATCCGTCCTGAGCGCGGCCTGCTGAAGATCCGTTCGCAACTGGGCCTGTTCGGCAACCTGCGTCCGGCCATTCTCTACCCGCAACTGGCCGAGGCTTCCAGCCTCAAGCCGGAAATCGTCTCCGGCCTGGACATTCTCATCGTTCGTGAGCTGACCGGCGGCATCTATTTCGGCGCGCCACGTGGCACCCGCGAGCTGGAGAACGGCGAGCGCCAGTCCTATGACACCCTGCCGTACAGCGAAAGCGAGATCCGCCGCATCGCCCGCGTCGGTTTCGACATGGCTCGTGTACGCGGCAAGAAGCTGTGCTCGGTAGACAAGGCCAATGTCCTGGCTTCCAGCCAGTTGTGGCGCGAAGTGGTCGAGCAGGTCGCCAAGGACTACCCGGATGTCGAGCTGAGCCACATGTACGTCGATAACGCCGCCATGCAACTGGTGCGCGCGCCCAAGCAGTTCGACGTGATCGTCACCGACAACATGTTCGGCGACATCCTTTCCGACGAGGCTTCGATGCTCACCGGCTCGATCGGCATGCTGCCGTCGGCCTCGCTGGACGCCAACAACAAGGGCATGTACGAGCCTTGCCACGGTTCGGCGCCGGACATCGCCGGCCAGGGCATCGCCAACCCGCTGGCGACCATCCTCTCGGTGTCGATGATGCTGCGCTACAGCTTCAACCTGGGCGACGCAGCCGCTGCCATCGAGAAAGCCGTCAGCCTGGTGCTGGACCAGGGCCTGCGCACCGGCGACATCTGGTCGCAAGGCAAGCAGAAGGTTGGTACCCGTGAAATGGGCGATGCGGTAGTCGCGGCGCTGCGAAATCTGTAA
- a CDS encoding LysR family transcriptional regulator, producing the protein MDLANLNAFLTVAETGSFSGAGERLHLTQPAISKRIAGLEQQLDVRLFDRLGREVSLTEAGRALLPRAYQILNVLDDTRRALTNLTGQIGGRLTLATSHHIGLHRLPPVLRTFTRLYPQVALDIQFLDSEIAYDEILHGRAELAVITLAPEPHGLVRAVAVWDDPLDFVAAPEHPLANSGPMNLEDIVRYPAVFPGGNTFTHHIVSGLCEARGLKPDIAMSTNYLETIKMMVSIGLAWSVLPRTMLDDQVARIPLPGIQLSRQLGYILHTERTLSNAARAFMALLDAQRTDS; encoded by the coding sequence ATGGACCTCGCCAACCTCAACGCCTTCCTCACCGTAGCCGAAACCGGCAGCTTCTCCGGAGCCGGTGAACGCTTGCACCTCACCCAGCCGGCCATCAGCAAGCGCATCGCCGGCCTGGAACAACAGCTCGACGTACGCCTGTTCGATCGCCTGGGGCGCGAAGTCAGCCTCACCGAAGCTGGTCGCGCCTTGCTACCTCGCGCCTACCAGATTCTCAACGTGCTGGATGACACCCGCCGGGCACTGACCAACCTGACCGGGCAGATCGGCGGTCGCCTGACTCTGGCCACCAGCCATCACATCGGCCTGCATCGCCTCCCCCCGGTGCTGCGCACCTTCACTCGCCTCTACCCACAGGTGGCGCTGGATATTCAGTTTCTCGATTCGGAAATCGCCTACGACGAGATTCTGCACGGGCGCGCAGAACTGGCGGTCATTACCCTGGCGCCGGAGCCGCACGGCCTGGTGCGCGCCGTAGCGGTCTGGGACGACCCGCTGGATTTCGTCGCAGCGCCAGAACACCCATTGGCCAACAGCGGGCCGATGAACCTGGAAGACATCGTCCGCTACCCGGCGGTGTTTCCCGGTGGCAACACCTTCACTCATCACATCGTCAGCGGCCTGTGCGAAGCGCGCGGACTCAAGCCCGATATCGCGATGAGCACCAACTACCTGGAGACCATCAAGATGATGGTCTCCATCGGCCTGGCCTGGAGCGTGCTGCCGCGCACCATGCTCGACGACCAAGTGGCACGCATCCCACTCCCCGGCATCCAGCTCAGCCGTCAGCTCGGCTACATCCTGCACACCGAACGCACCCTGTCCAACGCCGCACGGGCGTTCATGGCGCTGCTCGACGCGCAGCGCACCGACAGCTGA
- the leuD gene encoding 3-isopropylmalate dehydratase small subunit: MKAFTQLNGLVAPLDRANVDTDQIIPKQFLKSIKRTGFGPNLFDEWRYLDVGQPYQDNSKRPVNPDFVLNHARYQGASILLARENFGCGSSREHAPWALEEYGFRAIIAPSYADIFFNNSFKNGMLPIILSDAEVDELFKQVEAEPGYQLSIDLQAQTVTRPDGKTYSFEVDAFRKHCLLNGLDDIGLTLVDAEAIQAFEAKHRATQPWLFRD, encoded by the coding sequence ATGAAAGCCTTTACCCAGCTCAACGGCCTTGTGGCGCCGCTGGACCGTGCCAATGTCGATACCGACCAGATCATCCCCAAGCAGTTTCTCAAGTCGATCAAGCGCACCGGGTTCGGTCCGAACCTGTTCGACGAGTGGCGCTACCTGGATGTCGGCCAGCCTTACCAGGACAACTCCAAGCGGCCGGTGAACCCGGACTTCGTGCTCAACCATGCCCGCTATCAGGGCGCTAGCATCCTGTTGGCCCGTGAGAACTTCGGATGCGGCTCCAGCCGCGAGCACGCACCATGGGCACTGGAAGAGTACGGCTTTCGCGCGATCATCGCGCCGAGCTACGCCGACATCTTCTTCAACAACAGCTTCAAGAACGGCATGTTGCCGATCATCCTCAGCGACGCGGAGGTCGACGAACTGTTCAAGCAGGTCGAGGCCGAACCGGGCTACCAGCTGAGCATCGACCTGCAGGCGCAGACCGTGACTCGTCCTGACGGCAAGACCTACAGCTTCGAAGTCGACGCCTTCCGCAAGCACTGCCTGCTCAACGGGCTGGACGACATCGGCCTGACCCTGGTCGACGCCGAGGCGATCCAGGCTTTCGAGGCCAAGCACCGCGCCACTCAGCCGTGGCTGTTTCGCGACTGA
- a CDS encoding class I SAM-dependent methyltransferase: protein MTGSAHTQVVQRQFGEQASAYLNSSVHAQGREFALLQAEVAGRTDARVLDLGCGAGHVSFNVAASVGEVVAYDLSQAMLDVVAAAAQERGLHNVRTQCGAAERLPFADAEFDFVFSRYSAHHWSDLGLALREVRRVLKPGGVAAFIDVMSPGSPLLDTYLQSVEVLRDTSHVRDYSAAEWLQQISEAGLFARSHSRQRLHLEFGSWVERMRTPEALRTAIRELQQAMGAEVREYFEIRQDGSFSTDVLVLWAER from the coding sequence ATGACAGGCTCCGCCCATACCCAGGTCGTTCAGCGCCAGTTCGGTGAACAGGCCAGTGCTTACCTCAACAGCTCCGTGCACGCGCAAGGCCGCGAATTCGCCCTGCTGCAGGCCGAAGTGGCTGGCCGCACCGATGCGCGGGTGCTGGACCTGGGTTGTGGTGCCGGGCATGTCAGCTTCAACGTTGCCGCGTCGGTAGGCGAGGTGGTGGCGTATGATCTCTCGCAGGCGATGCTCGACGTGGTCGCCGCTGCCGCCCAGGAGCGTGGCCTGCACAACGTGCGGACGCAGTGCGGCGCCGCCGAGCGGCTGCCGTTCGCCGACGCCGAGTTCGATTTCGTGTTCAGCCGCTACTCGGCGCACCACTGGAGCGACCTGGGGTTGGCCCTGCGCGAAGTGCGTCGGGTGCTCAAGCCGGGTGGCGTGGCGGCTTTCATCGACGTGATGTCGCCAGGCAGTCCATTGCTGGATACCTATCTGCAGAGCGTCGAGGTGTTGCGTGACACCAGCCACGTACGCGACTACTCGGCCGCCGAATGGCTGCAGCAGATCAGCGAAGCGGGGCTGTTCGCCCGCAGTCACAGCCGCCAGCGCCTGCATCTGGAGTTCGGCTCCTGGGTCGAGCGCATGCGCACACCCGAGGCGTTGCGCACGGCAATTCGCGAATTGCAGCAGGCCATGGGCGCGGAAGTGCGCGAATACTTCGAGATCAGGCAAGACGGCTCGTTCAGCACCGATGTTCTGGTGCTGTGGGCCGAACGATAA
- the leuC gene encoding 3-isopropylmalate dehydratase large subunit encodes MAGKTLYDKLWDSHVVKERDDGSSLIYIDRHIIHEVTSPQAFEGLRLAGRKPWRVDSIVATPDHNVPTTAERKGGVEAIADQVSRLQVQTLDDNCDEYGITEFKMNDPRQGIVHVVGPEQGATLPGMSVVCGDSHTSTHGAFGALAHGIGTSEVEHVLATQCLVAKKMKNMLVRVEGKLPFGVTAKDIVLAVIGKIGTAGGNGHAIEFAGSAIRDLSIEGRMTICNMSIEAGARVGMVATDEKTLEYVKGRPFAPQGEDWNKAVEAWKDLVSDPDAVFDTVVELDAAQIKPQVSWGTSPEMVLAVDQNVPDPAKEQDLVKRGSIERALKYMGLKANQPITDIQLDRVFIGSCTNSRIEDLRAAAEIAKGRKVAGTVKQAIVVPGSGLIKEQAEREGLDKIFIDAGFEWREPGCSMCLAMNPDRLGSGEHCASTSNRNFEGRQGAGGRTHLVSPAMAAAAAVTGRFIDVRELIQQ; translated from the coding sequence ATGGCTGGCAAAACGCTTTACGACAAGTTGTGGGATTCCCATGTGGTCAAGGAACGCGACGATGGTTCGTCGCTGATCTACATCGACCGTCACATCATCCATGAAGTGACTTCGCCACAGGCCTTCGAAGGCCTGCGCCTGGCCGGCCGCAAGCCATGGCGCGTGGACTCCATCGTCGCCACGCCAGACCACAACGTGCCGACCACGGCCGAGCGCAAGGGCGGTGTCGAAGCCATCGCCGACCAGGTGTCACGCCTGCAGGTGCAGACCCTGGATGACAACTGCGACGAATACGGCATCACCGAATTCAAGATGAACGACCCGCGCCAGGGCATCGTCCACGTCGTCGGTCCGGAGCAGGGCGCGACCCTGCCGGGCATGAGCGTGGTCTGCGGCGACTCGCACACCTCCACACACGGTGCATTCGGCGCGCTGGCCCACGGTATCGGCACCTCCGAGGTCGAGCACGTGCTGGCGACCCAGTGCCTGGTGGCCAAGAAAATGAAGAACATGCTGGTGCGTGTCGAAGGCAAGCTGCCGTTCGGCGTCACCGCCAAGGACATCGTCCTGGCCGTGATCGGCAAGATCGGCACCGCTGGCGGTAACGGCCACGCCATCGAGTTCGCTGGCAGCGCGATCCGCGACCTGTCCATCGAAGGGCGCATGACCATCTGCAACATGTCCATCGAGGCGGGCGCCCGTGTCGGCATGGTGGCCACTGACGAAAAGACCCTCGAATACGTCAAGGGTCGTCCGTTCGCGCCTCAGGGCGAAGACTGGAACAAGGCTGTCGAGGCCTGGAAGGACCTGGTCTCCGACCCGGATGCGGTGTTCGACACCGTGGTCGAACTGGACGCTGCGCAGATCAAGCCGCAGGTCAGCTGGGGTACTTCCCCGGAAATGGTTCTGGCGGTCGACCAGAACGTGCCGGACCCGGCCAAGGAGCAGGATCTGGTCAAGCGTGGTTCCATCGAGCGGGCGCTGAAGTACATGGGCCTGAAAGCCAACCAGCCGATCACCGACATCCAGCTGGACCGCGTATTCATCGGTTCCTGCACCAACTCGCGCATCGAAGACCTGCGTGCTGCGGCAGAGATCGCCAAAGGCCGCAAGGTGGCCGGGACTGTCAAGCAGGCCATCGTCGTGCCAGGCTCGGGCCTGATCAAGGAACAGGCCGAGCGTGAAGGGCTGGACAAGATCTTCATCGATGCAGGCTTCGAATGGCGCGAGCCTGGCTGCTCGATGTGCCTGGCGATGAACCCCGACCGCCTGGGTTCCGGCGAGCACTGCGCGTCGACCTCCAACCGCAACTTCGAAGGGCGCCAGGGTGCCGGTGGCCGGACCCACCTGGTCAGCCCGGCCATGGCTGCCGCCGCCGCGGTTACCGGTCGCTTCATCGACGTTCGCGAACTGATCCAGCAATAA
- the dgoD gene encoding galactonate dehydratase, whose translation MKITRLTTFIVPPRWCFLKVETDQGVTGWGEPVVEGRAHTVAAAVEELADYLIGKDPRNIEDIWTVLYRGGFYRGGSIHMSALAGIDQALWDIKGKALGVSVSDLLGGQVRDKIRVYSWIGGDRPADTARAAQEAVARGFTAVKMNGTEELQFLDTFDKVDRALASVAAVRDAVGPNVGIGVDFHGRVHKPMAKVLMKELDPFKLMFIEEPVLSEHYEALKELAPLTSTPIALGERLFSRWDFKRVLSEGYVDIIQPDASHAGGITETRKIANMAEAYDVALALHCPLGPIALAACLQLDAACYNAFIQEQSLGIHYNESNDLLDYVRHPEVFDYDNGMVRIPNGPGLGIEINEEYVRERAAIGHRWRNPIWRHADGSFAEW comes from the coding sequence ATGAAAATCACCCGACTGACCACCTTCATCGTTCCGCCACGCTGGTGTTTTCTGAAAGTCGAGACCGACCAGGGCGTGACCGGATGGGGTGAGCCTGTGGTCGAAGGTCGTGCGCACACTGTCGCTGCGGCCGTCGAGGAACTGGCCGATTATCTGATCGGCAAGGATCCGCGCAATATCGAAGATATCTGGACCGTGCTGTACCGCGGCGGCTTCTACCGCGGCGGCTCGATTCACATGAGTGCCCTGGCCGGAATCGACCAGGCCTTGTGGGACATCAAGGGCAAGGCCCTGGGGGTGTCGGTCAGCGACCTGCTTGGCGGTCAGGTGCGGGACAAGATCCGCGTGTATTCCTGGATCGGCGGCGACCGGCCGGCCGATACCGCGCGCGCGGCCCAGGAGGCGGTGGCGCGTGGCTTTACCGCAGTGAAGATGAACGGTACCGAAGAACTGCAGTTTCTCGACACCTTCGACAAGGTCGACCGCGCCCTGGCCAGCGTTGCTGCCGTGCGTGACGCAGTCGGGCCCAATGTCGGCATCGGCGTGGATTTCCATGGCCGGGTCCACAAACCGATGGCCAAGGTGCTGATGAAGGAACTCGACCCGTTCAAGCTGATGTTCATCGAAGAGCCAGTGCTCAGCGAACACTACGAAGCGCTCAAGGAGCTGGCGCCGCTGACCAGTACGCCGATCGCCCTGGGCGAGCGCCTGTTCTCGCGCTGGGACTTCAAGCGTGTGCTCAGTGAAGGGTACGTCGACATTATCCAGCCGGACGCCTCGCACGCTGGCGGCATTACCGAGACGCGCAAGATCGCCAACATGGCCGAAGCCTATGACGTGGCCCTGGCCCTGCATTGTCCGTTGGGGCCTATCGCCCTGGCGGCCTGCCTGCAGCTCGATGCCGCCTGCTACAACGCCTTCATTCAGGAGCAGAGCCTGGGTATCCATTACAACGAAAGCAATGACCTGCTCGATTACGTGCGCCATCCCGAGGTGTTCGACTACGACAACGGCATGGTGCGCATCCCCAACGGGCCGGGCCTGGGTATCGAAATCAACGAAGAGTATGTCCGTGAGCGAGCCGCCATCGGCCACCGCTGGCGCAATCCGATCTGGCGTCACGCCGACGGCAGTTTCGCCGAGTGGTAA
- the asd gene encoding aspartate-semialdehyde dehydrogenase has protein sequence MKRVGLIGWRGMVGSVLMQRMLEEQDFDLIEPVFFTTSNVGGQAPAVGKDVAPLKDAYSIDELKTLDVILTCQGGDYTNEVFPKLREAGWQGYWIDAASSLRMQDDAVIVLDPVNRKVIDQQLDAGTKNYIGGNCTVSLMLMGLGGLFEAGLVDWMTAMTYQAASGAGAQNMRELIRQMGAINGAVADDLANPASAILDIDRKVAEAMRSEAFPTENFGAPLAGSLIPWIDKELPNGQSREEWKGQAETNKILGRFKNPIPVDGICVRIGAMRCHSQALTIKLNKDVPIADIEALISQHNPWVKLVPNHREASIKELSPTAVTGTMSVPVGRLRKLNMGSQYLGAFTVGDQLLWGAAEPLRRMLRILLER, from the coding sequence ATGAAACGTGTAGGTCTGATCGGGTGGCGTGGCATGGTCGGTTCCGTGCTCATGCAGCGGATGCTTGAAGAACAGGACTTCGACCTCATTGAGCCGGTGTTCTTCACCACCTCCAATGTTGGCGGCCAGGCCCCGGCAGTAGGCAAGGATGTGGCGCCCCTGAAGGATGCGTACAGCATCGACGAACTGAAAACCCTCGATGTCATCCTGACCTGCCAGGGCGGCGACTACACCAACGAGGTATTCCCCAAGCTGCGTGAAGCCGGCTGGCAAGGCTACTGGATCGACGCGGCCTCCAGCCTGCGCATGCAGGATGACGCCGTGATCGTGCTGGACCCGGTCAACCGCAAGGTCATCGACCAGCAGCTCGACGCCGGTACCAAGAACTACATCGGCGGCAACTGCACCGTCAGCCTGATGCTGATGGGGCTGGGTGGTTTGTTCGAAGCCGGCCTGGTCGACTGGATGACCGCCATGACCTACCAGGCGGCCTCGGGCGCCGGTGCCCAGAACATGCGCGAGCTGATCCGCCAGATGGGTGCCATCAATGGCGCGGTGGCCGACGACCTGGCCAATCCGGCCAGCGCCATCCTCGACATCGACCGCAAGGTCGCCGAAGCGATGCGCAGCGAAGCCTTCCCGACTGAAAACTTCGGTGCGCCACTGGCCGGCAGCCTGATTCCCTGGATCGACAAGGAACTGCCCAACGGCCAGAGCCGTGAAGAGTGGAAAGGCCAGGCCGAGACCAACAAGATCCTCGGGCGCTTCAAGAACCCGATCCCGGTCGACGGTATCTGTGTGCGTATCGGTGCCATGCGCTGCCACAGCCAGGCGCTGACCATCAAGCTGAACAAGGACGTGCCGATCGCCGACATCGAGGCGTTGATCAGCCAGCACAACCCTTGGGTCAAGCTGGTGCCGAACCATCGTGAAGCCAGCATCAAGGAACTCAGCCCGACTGCGGTCACCGGTACCATGAGCGTTCCGGTTGGCCGTCTGCGCAAGCTGAACATGGGTTCGCAGTACCTGGGCGCCTTCACTGTAGGCGACCAACTGCTGTGGGGCGCTGCCGAGCCGCTGCGTCGCATGCTGCGGATTCTGCTGGAGCGCTGA